From the genome of Pungitius pungitius chromosome 21, fPunPun2.1, whole genome shotgun sequence, one region includes:
- the kat6b gene encoding histone acetyltransferase KAT6B isoform X2: MVKLANPLYTEWILEAIQKIKRQKQRPSEDRICHAVATSHGLDKKTVLEQLELSVHDGSILKVTNKGSASYKDPGSLARVGPITPANVSVPSKESISNSSDLRYIDWNKILKRAIEGLDDTHGSSLKNIERYLRNQRDLSNVVDNPAFRQRLRLAAKRSVNNSRLSKNGPRYKLSRGSVEGRGSRCPLASTLVLSSVTLLPHERDQLRVDPIPICSFCLGTKESNRDKRPEELLSCADCGSSGHPSCLTFSQELTSHVKRLRWQCIECKTCSSCRRQGKNADEMLFCDSCDRGFHMECCDPPLSRMPKGTWICQVCRPKENGKKLLHKKADQIKRRYAKPIGRPRNKLKQRMSVTSGDGSMVALGGRGSPGGHNGELRVKQEAQADFAAMSRDHVMEEDIETFTHVQEVAMQRTGSLMNTDSVRCPALIEFGKYEIQTWYSSPYPPEYSRLQKLYLCEFCLKYMRSKNILQRHTKKCGWFHPPANEIYRKNDLSVFEVDGNVSKLFCQNLCLLAKLFLDHKTLYYDVEPFLFYILTKNDEKGCHLVGYFSKEKLCQQKYNVSCIMIMPQYQRQGFGRFLIDFSYLLTRQEGQAGSPEKPLSDLGRLSYLAYWKSVILEYLYKHPDKHISVKGISRATGMCPHDIAATLQQLGMIDRQDGRIVLIRRERLIRRHTERLRPNPRRNEVDPDALHWTPSTALSAVLSEEEEDEEEEEEREAEMDPKRLRDQPGCWEKEEREGFSMTHGGRQPLTKVHCKVPYRTYERRPALSWTKRVQQLEGVSDDEADDDDDDDDDDDESESDGSPPILTKAHAMLAAKRKRTIVLKKRGRKRKRINSSVTTETISETTEVLNEPFDNSEDERPMPLLKRTCRMGEMGPEEEEEEQEEKTPITPMKRRRGRPRLEKNAWKDNLEHWNEGADVILKRPIRPRPVKRKKGWPKGVKRGPPKWRLKNERKMGFKLNLYTPPETPMEAEQHHIHTEEAKEEADQDMVSADEGSKVSRGSASPDMTLHRLLSEPPSPLDHGSRKSSSPEGSPVASPMCSPGAASPRPEGRSDSPEPPEDVQQESEPGRDSPAKDGQHGAAAVESLAHANAGEEDDEEAEQRTLIEDQDADDEDDSHSKTAAAESSKADLEQCSKEIPECAPPFFDPKEDDASEFGQQVSTVPRNEEEPATAVESLHEAAPETTITVPPPEAAAIASVAAADSDNPADSESEIESPSSPCPNHLTSRHAERAALSPVLRDEPPICTEIDSETAQAVQSLARETEREGVFCVESQDPCRTLRTYAHVAQSPQLTSLDDCPQSDHSSPLSSAQSHPSQSVRSVNSPAVSLLESGYTQISPDHSAISVPSLHNMETSPMMDVPSVSDHSQQVVDSGFSDLGSIESTTENYENPSSYDSTMGGSICGAGPSQNSCSYGSIPPSGLAQSSCAVSQQMAGVNPGSCGMIQQNSLSSPPHCNVKSPQGCVVVERPPSNSQHSQHSQRSQHSQHNSHSRHGPHNQHSQHNQHGPHNQLSQHSQHNPLNQHSHHHNHHLQHNQLSQHNQHAQHSLHNQHGQHSQQQPMAQCAIPTNFTTTMQLADIPESGNPNFAIYERINHQGDYGNGHYSQSSGLSLAKLQQFTNTFIDHPHPLPFNHSASHTITSYANTQSLSSQHSSLVSLSQTPHRVPNPQVQATMTPPTNLGSTPTMMLQRNMGIPPSQRIQPQMASKSHISARSKSTPLSHHQRQMYARPPQTVPMQAPSRTLAAMPRMSVNIMPAPGYNVNTMNMSSLNAMNGYGMSQPMMNSGYHSNHAYMNQSPQYSMQMGMMGTQPYPQQPMQAPPHGNMVYTPASHHGYMNTGVSKQSLKGPFIGR; encoded by the exons ATGGTAAAACTGGCCAACCCTCTGTACACGGAGTGGATTCTTGAAGCAATACAGAAAATCAAAAGGCAAAAGCAGAGGCCTTCAGAGGATAGAATCTGCCATGCGGTGGCCACCTCGCACGGACTGGACAAGAAGACCGTCCTGGAGCAGTTGGAATTAAGTGTTCACGATGGCTCTATTCTCAAGGTTACAAATAAGGGGAGCGCCTCCTACAAGGACCCGGGAAGTCTTGCAAGAGTTGGACCAATCACGCCTGCAAACGTGTCCGTGCCCTCAAAGGAATCTATATCGAATTCAAGTGATCTGCGCTACATTGATTGGAATAAAATACTCAAGAGGGCCATTGAGGGTCTGGATGATACCCACGGCTCCTCGCTGAAGAACATTGAGAGGTACCTGAGGAATCAGCGTGACCTCTCTAACGTCGTTGATAACCCTGCTTTCCGGCAGAGGTTACGGCTGGCGGCCAAGCGGTCGGTCAACAACAGCAGGTTGTCGAAAAACGGCCCGCGGTATAAGCTCAGCCGTGGCAGCGTGGAGGGAAGGGGCTCCAGGTGTCCACTCGCTTCCACCttggtcctgtcatcagtgacACTCCTGCCCCATGAGCGAGACCAG CTCCGGGTTGACCCCATCCCAATATGCAGTTTCTGTCTTGGAACGAAAGAGTCAAATCGGGACAAACGGCCAGAAGAGCTGCTGTCCTGTGCCGACTGTGGGAGCAGCG GGCATCCATCATGTCTGACGTTTTCCCAGGAATTAACCTCACATGTGAAGAGATTACGATGGCAGTGTATTGAATGCAAAACCTGCAGCTCCTGTCGAAGACAGGGCAAAAATGCT GATGAGATGCTATTCTGCGACTCATGTGATCGGGGCTTTCACATGGAATGCTGCGACCCGCCGCTTTCAAGAATGCCAAAAG GCACCTGGATCTGCCAAGTCTGCAGGCCGAAGGAGAACGGGAAGAAACTGCTGCACAAGAAAGCCGATCAGATCAAACGTCGATATGCAAAGCCAATCGGAAGGCCCAGAAATAAGCTCAAACAAAGAAT GTCTGTAACCAGTGGTGACGGCTCCATGGTAGCACTTGGAGGAAGGGGGTCACCTG GCGGCCACAACGGGGAGCTGCGTGTCAAGCAGGAGGCCCAAGCCGACTTTGCGGCCATGTCCAGAGATCACGTGATGGAGGAGGACATTGAGACGTTCACTCATGTTCAGGAAGTCGCCATGCAG aggACAGGATCTCTGATGAACACGGACTCCGTGCGATGCCCTGCCCTCATTGAATTTGGGAAGTATGAGATTCAGACCTGGTACTCATCGCCTTACCCTCCTGAATACTCAAG aTTACAAAAGCTTTATCTGTGCGAGTTCTGTCTGAAGTACATGAGGAGCAAAAACATTCTCCAGAGACATACAAAAAAGTGTGGCTGGTTCCACCCGCCAGCCAATGAAATCTACAGAAAGAACGACCTTTCCGTATTTGAG GTTGATGGAAATGTCAGCAAACTATTCTGCCAAAACCTCTGCCTGCTAGCCAAGCTTTTCCTGGATCACAAGACCTTGTATTACGATGTGGAGCCTTTCCTCTTCTACATACTTACAAAGAACGACGAGAAAGGCTGTCATCTTGTGGGCTACTTCTCCAAG GAAAAGCTTTGCCAGCAGAAGTACAATGTCTCCTGCATAATGATCATGCCTCAGTACCAAAGGCAAGGATTTGGAAGGTTCCTTATTGATTTCA GTTACCTTCTCACCAGGCAAGAAGGACAAGCCGGCTCCCCGGAGAAGCCGCTGTCAGATCTGGGTCGCTTATCCTACCTGGCATATTGGAAAAGTGTCATACTGGAGTACCTTTATAAGCACCCGGATAAACACATCAGTGTTAAAGGAATAAGCAGGGCCACTGGGATGTGTCCACATGACATCGCCGCTACTCTCCAGCAGCTGGGCATGATTGACAGACAGGATGGCAG GATCGTGCTGATCAGAAGAGAACGATTGATTCGGAGGCACACGGAGAGGCTGAGGCCCAACCCACGGCGCAATGAGGTGGACCCTGATGCCCTGCACTGGACACCTTCTACGGCTCTCAGCGCCGTcctgtcggaggaggaggaagacgaggaggaggaagaggagagggaggccgAGATGGAT CCTAAGCGGCTGAGAGATCAGCCCGGTTgctgggagaaggaggagcgggagGGCTTCTCGATGACTCACGGCGGCAGGCAACCTCTCACGAAGGTCCACTGTAAGGTTCCCTACAGAACCTACGAGCGCCGCCCTGCACTGTCTTGGACCAAGCGCGTCCAGCAGTTGGAGGGAGTGAGtgatgatgaagctgatgatgatgatgatgatgatgatgacgacgacgaatCCGAATCAGATGGCTCCCCACCCATCCTGACAAAAGCCCATGCGATGCTTGCAGCCAAGAGAAAG aGAACCATTGTGCTCAAAAAGAGAGGGCGTAAAAGGAAGAGAATAAACAGCAGCGTGACAACAGAAACCATCTCTGAGACGACTGAAGTGCTGAATGAGCCGTTTGACAACTCTGAGGATGAGCGGCCTATGCCCCTGCTGAAGCGCACCTGCAGAATGGGCGAGATGGggccagaagaagaggaggaggaacaagaggagaagacacCAATTACACCAATGAAACGGCGGAGAGGTCGTCCGAGGCTGGAGAAAAATGCCTGGAAAGACAATCTTGAACACTGGAATGAAG GGGCTGACGTCATCTTAAAGAGACCAATCAGACCTCGTCCAGTAAAACGGAAGAAAGGCTGGCCGAAAGGAGTAAAACGTGGGCCCCCGAAATGGAGGCTCAAGAACGAACGAAAGATGGGCTTCAAGCTCAACCTCTACACACCCCCTGAAACCCCGATGGAAGCCGAGCAGCACCATATTCACACAGAGGAAGCGAAAGAGGAGGCGGACCAGGATATGGTCAGTGCTGACGAGGGGAGCAAAGTCAGCCGAGGCTCGGCTAGTCCTGACATGACGCTGCACAGGCTCCTCTCTGAGCCCCCAAGTCCCCTTGACCATGGCTCCCGCAAGTCCAGCTCCCCTGAAGGATCGCCGGTGGCTTCTCCGATGTGCTCCCCGGGCGCTGCGTCCCCCAGGCCCGAGGGCAGAAGCGATTCGCCGGAACCTCCTGAGGACGTCCAGCAGGAGAGTGAACCCGGGCGGGACTCCCCAGCCAAAGATGGGCAGCACGGCGCAGCGGCTGTAGAGTCATTGGCACACGCCAACGCaggggaggaggacgatgaggaaGCTGAGCAAAGAactctcatagaggatcaggatgCGGACGACGAAGATGACAGTCACAGCAAGACAGCGGCGGCTGAGAGCAGCAAAGCGGACCTGGAACAGTGTTCCAAAGAAATACCCGAATGCGCCCCACCTTTTTTTGATCCAAAAGAAGACGATGCCTCAGAGTTCGGTCAGCAGGTGTCGACAGTGCCGCGCAATGAAGAGGAACCAGCTACAGCTGTGGAAAGCCTCCACGAGGCAGCGCCCGAAACGACAATAACTGTTCCCCCGCCTGAAGCCGCAGCAATCGCTTCAGTAGCAGCCGCGGACTCTGATAATCCCGCAGACTCCGAGTCAGAGATAGAGAGCCCTTCCAGTCCTTGTCCGAACCACCTGACCTCTCGGCACGCGGAGCGAGCGGCCCTCAGCCCCGTGCTGAGGGACGAGCCGCCGATCTGCACGGAGATCGACTCGGAGACGGCCCAGGCTGTTCAGTCCCTGGCGCGGGAGACTGAGAGGGAAGGCGTTTTCTGTGTGGAGAGCCAGGACCCCTGCAGGACCCTGCGGACGTATGCCCACGTGGCCCAAAGCCCCCAGCTCACCTCGCTGGATGACTGCCCCCAGTCGGACCACAGCAGCCCCCTGTCCTCGGCCCAGTCGCACCCCAGCCAGTCGGTGCGCTCCGTTAACAGCCCGGCGGTCTCCCTCCTGGAGAGCGGCTACACTCAGATCAGCCCCGACCACAGCGCCATCTCTGTGCCCTCGCTCCATAACATGGAGACGAGCCCCATGATGGACGTGCCGTCGGTGTCGGATCACTCGCAGCAGGTGGTGGACAGTGGCTTCAGCGATCTGGGCAGCATCGAGAGCACCACCGAGAACTACGAGAACCCCAGCAGCTACGACTCGACCATGGGGGGCAGCATCTGTGGGGCGGGCCCCTCCCAGAACAGCTGCTCCTATGGAAGCATCCCTCCGAGCGGCTTGGCCCAGAGcagctgcgccgtgagccagcaaATGGCTGGCGTCAACCCGGGCAGCTGCGGGATGATTCAGCAGAACAGCCTGAGCTCGCCGCCTCACTGCAACGTCAAGTCGCCGCAGGGCTGCGTCGTGGTGGAGAGGCCCCCCAGCAACAGCCAGCACAGTCAACACAGCCAGCGCAGCCAACACAGTCAACACAACTCCCACAGCAGGCACGGCCCTCACAATCAGCACAGCCAACACAATCAGCACGGTCCACACAATCAGCTAAGCCAGCATAGTCAACACAATCCCCTCAACCAGCATAGTCACCACCACAATCACCACCTGCAGCACAATCAGCTCAGCCAGCACAATCAGCACGCTCAGCATAGCCTTCACAATCAACACGGTCAGCACAGCCAGCAGCAGCCCATGGCGCAGTGTGCCATACCCACCAACTTCACCACCACCATGCAACTGGCAGATATTCCTGAATCTGGCAACCCGAATTTTGCCATTTACGAGAGGATCAACCATCAGGGGGACTACGGCAACGGGCATTATTCCCAGTCGTCCGGCCTCAGTCTCGCCAAACTGCAGCAGTTCACCAACACGTTTATAGACCACCCTCACCCGCTGCCTTTCAACCACTCGGCCTCGCACACCATCACATCTTATGCAAACACCCAGTCCCTGTCATCTCAGCACTCCAGCCTGGTGTCCTTGTCCCAGACCCCGCATCGAGTCCCCAACCCACAGGTGCAAGCCACCATGACCCCGCCCACGAATCTCGGCTCTACGCCGACCATGATGCTGCAGCGCAACATGGGCATCCCGCCCTCGCAGCGAATCCAGCCCCAAATGGCCTCCAAGAGTCACATCTCCGCGCGCTCCAAGTCCACCCCGCTGTCTCACCACCAGCGGCAGATGTACGCCCGGCCGCCGCAGACTGTGCCCATGCAGGCGCCGTCCAGGACGCTGGCAGCCATGCCGCGGATGAGCGTGAACATAATGCCGGCACCGGGCTACAATGTCAACACCATGAACATGTCCTCCCTCAACGCCATGAATGGCTATGGCATGAGCCAGCCCATGATGAACAGCGGCTACCATAGCAATCATGCCTATATGAACCAGTCACCCCAGTACTCTATGCAGATGGGCATGATGGGAACACAGCCATACCCCCAGCAGCCCATGCAGGCTCCACCACATGGCAACATGGTGTACACTCCAGCTAGTCACCATGGTTACATGAACACAGGCGTGTCCAAGCAGTCCCTGAAAGGGCCGTTCATCGGGCGGTAA